From Paenibacillus sp. V4I7, one genomic window encodes:
- a CDS encoding ABC transporter ATP-binding protein — protein sequence MGSILQVDSLYGGYLPKKPVLHDLTFSIRQGEMMGLIGLNGAGKSTTIKNILGLLQPQKGSIRINGLTLAENPLSYRATYAYVPESPELYEELTIREHLELTAMAYGLSKDDYLARSSSLLEQFQMKDKLNSFASHLSKGMKQKVMIMNAFLIEPSLYIIDEPFLGLDPLAIRSLLELMVKMKHKGASFLISSHILSTIEKYCDNYVVLHRGRMVAQGDLVELRGQTELPGASLDDIFYKLVQGDSL from the coding sequence ATGGGCTCCATTCTACAAGTTGACTCTTTATATGGGGGATATTTACCAAAAAAACCCGTTCTTCATGACCTAACCTTTTCTATCCGTCAAGGTGAAATGATGGGTCTGATCGGACTTAATGGCGCGGGTAAAAGTACGACGATCAAAAACATTCTCGGCCTTCTTCAACCGCAAAAAGGATCCATTCGAATTAACGGTCTGACTTTAGCTGAAAATCCTTTGTCCTATCGTGCTACATACGCTTATGTACCCGAAAGCCCCGAGCTCTACGAAGAGCTTACGATCCGCGAACACCTTGAGCTAACCGCTATGGCCTACGGCTTGTCGAAGGACGACTATTTGGCTCGATCCAGCTCCCTTTTGGAGCAGTTTCAAATGAAGGACAAGCTGAACAGCTTCGCCAGTCATTTATCCAAAGGAATGAAACAGAAAGTCATGATTATGAACGCATTTCTGATCGAACCCTCGTTATATATTATCGATGAACCCTTTCTCGGCCTCGACCCATTAGCGATCCGTTCATTACTCGAATTAATGGTGAAAATGAAACATAAAGGAGCATCATTCCTCATCTCATCGCATATTTTGTCAACCATTGAAAAATATTGCGATAATTACGTTGTCCTTCATCGAGGTCGTATGGTTGCTCAGGGTGATTTAGTCGAATTACGCGGGCAAACCG